In a genomic window of Methanogenium sp. S4BF:
- a CDS encoding 4Fe-4S binding protein, which translates to MKRKIISIDEDKCTGCGECIPDCPEGALLLIDGKARLVSDLFCDGLGACIGTCPEGAISVVEREAEAYDEQAVMATIVRQGEGVIRAHLEHLAGHGQTELYHQAIAYLKEHTISIPDHNAAECAPKPGPGGTHSFAGCPGTAAQSIARDMPGGNRAPSGDAPSELRQWPVQLTLLNPGAPYFDNADLLISADCVPFAYAGFHAELLRDRIVIIFCPKLDADIDRYITKLAEIFTLHTIKSITIARMEVPCCGGVRYVVDRALEKSRTTIPVTEKTITIQGKVV; encoded by the coding sequence ATGAAACGAAAAATAATCAGCATCGATGAAGACAAATGCACGGGGTGCGGCGAGTGCATCCCGGACTGTCCGGAAGGGGCTCTTTTGCTCATCGACGGAAAGGCACGGCTGGTAAGCGATCTCTTCTGTGACGGCCTCGGGGCCTGCATCGGCACCTGCCCGGAGGGGGCTATCTCTGTTGTCGAGCGGGAAGCAGAGGCATACGATGAGCAGGCCGTGATGGCGACCATTGTGAGGCAGGGGGAGGGTGTTATTCGGGCTCATCTGGAACATCTTGCCGGCCACGGACAGACGGAGCTGTATCATCAGGCAATCGCATACCTCAAAGAGCACACTATTTCTATCCCCGATCATAATGCGGCGGAATGCGCTCCGAAACCCGGACCGGGCGGCACACATTCGTTTGCCGGGTGTCCGGGGACAGCAGCACAGAGCATTGCACGGGATATGCCTGGCGGGAACCGTGCCCCTTCCGGTGATGCGCCGTCCGAGCTGCGGCAGTGGCCGGTGCAACTCACCCTCCTGAATCCGGGGGCACCGTATTTTGACAACGCCGACCTGCTGATCTCTGCGGACTGTGTCCCCTTTGCCTACGCCGGGTTTCATGCAGAGCTCCTGCGGGACCGGATTGTGATCATCTTCTGCCCGAAACTGGATGCTGATATTGACAGATACATCACAAAACTGGCGGAGATCTTCACTCTTCACACGATCAAATCCATAACCATTGCCCGTATGGAGGTGCCGTGCTGTGGCGGTGTGCGGTATGTCGTTGACCGTGCACTGGAAAAGTCGCGAACGACGATTCCGGTAACCGAGAAGACGATTACCATACAGGGGAAAGTGGTGTAG
- a CDS encoding PAS domain-containing protein: protein METYRHSTTEEGGSAFSPGGEKMLIQKSERKKSVNALDEWLPPNTSVQGLWEQTQAVIAEPALIFKADGTLFWANPASLSFFGVDAGELLGRHCYEMVRRFGLRFSDCPYERILKSRRRESGMMEYNGTWHTNRLDPVVGADGDLQGFVSRILDAGDSARLQEATEQLNHLMTATDNAVVMTGPDHRILRWNAGVERVFGYRADDLEGTVIHDLISPTSRKMFAMYADRVIHGGGMQQFLMESLTKSGEVVSVAVSMAPLHDPGGAVSGMVTLSRDVTGEHAVDMRLVRHMADTAVKITGPLSHMRSNLEDTVTALQDGLLTTEELVMIMTVLMKSIGHIEENLGEMNRIAIDGIDGVPDAMRKYLSR, encoded by the coding sequence ATGGAGACTTATCGGCATTCCACAACTGAAGAGGGAGGGAGTGCATTCAGTCCCGGGGGGGAAAAGATGCTGATTCAGAAATCTGAACGAAAAAAGAGCGTGAATGCGCTGGATGAGTGGCTCCCGCCGAACACATCTGTGCAGGGCCTGTGGGAACAGACTCAGGCTGTCATCGCAGAGCCTGCTTTAATTTTTAAAGCTGATGGTACTCTATTCTGGGCAAATCCTGCCTCACTTTCATTTTTTGGGGTGGATGCAGGGGAGCTGCTGGGCCGGCACTGCTATGAGATGGTGCGCAGGTTCGGGCTGCGCTTCTCTGACTGTCCATATGAACGGATACTCAAAAGCAGACGCCGGGAATCCGGGATGATGGAGTATAACGGCACCTGGCATACCAATCGTCTGGACCCGGTGGTGGGAGCGGATGGTGATCTTCAGGGCTTTGTCTCCCGGATTCTGGATGCCGGAGACAGTGCCCGTCTTCAGGAGGCGACAGAACAGTTAAACCACCTGATGACTGCCACGGATAATGCCGTAGTGATGACCGGGCCGGATCACCGGATTCTCCGATGGAATGCCGGGGTTGAACGTGTCTTTGGCTACCGGGCAGATGATCTGGAGGGAACGGTGATTCACGACCTTATCTCTCCCACATCCCGGAAGATGTTTGCGATGTATGCGGACCGTGTCATACACGGTGGAGGTATGCAGCAGTTCCTGATGGAGAGCCTTACAAAGAGCGGGGAGGTGGTGAGTGTGGCAGTCTCCATGGCGCCCCTTCATGACCCGGGTGGCGCTGTTTCAGGCATGGTAACTCTCTCCCGTGATGTCACCGGGGAGCATGCTGTTGACATGCGCCTTGTCCGGCACATGGCTGATACTGCGGTGAAGATTACCGGGCCGCTCTCTCACATGCGCTCAAATCTGGAGGACACGGTCACTGCCCTGCAGGATGGTCTTCTCACCACAGAGGAGCTGGTGATGATTATGACGGTCCTGATGAAATCAATAGGCCATATCGAAGAGAATCTCGGAGAGATGAACAGGATTGCGATTGACGGCATAGACGGAGTTCCGGATGCAATGCGGAAATATCTCTCCCGGTGA
- a CDS encoding isocitrate/isopropylmalate family dehydrogenase yields MYKVAAIGGDGIGPEIVDAGKGVLDAAGERYGFDIDWKDFDIGADRYLATGDLLTEDDLKELGKFKSIYFGSIGDDRVKPGILEKGILLGLRFHFDQYVNLRPVRMLAGTQTPLAGKGPDDINFLVVRENTEDFYVGIGSRFKGKEHRDLEVVRDIYSIKFGLDVESDSEEIAYQIGVISREGSSRVMEYAFDAAMNRKQKVSSVDKANVLTEVYGLWRDVFSETAARYPEVATEFTFVDAITMWFVKNPEWFDVVVAPNMFGDIITDLGAMIQGGLGLAPGGNINPQGTSLFEPIHGSAPKYKGMNRANPIATIWAGSLLLDDLGEPEAAAGVLAAIEKSIAANQTTVDLGGSLGTREAGAWIADAVRNG; encoded by the coding sequence ATGTACAAAGTAGCCGCCATCGGCGGAGACGGCATCGGCCCTGAGATCGTGGACGCCGGAAAGGGAGTCCTCGATGCTGCAGGAGAACGCTACGGATTTGACATCGACTGGAAAGACTTTGATATCGGGGCAGACCGCTACCTTGCAACCGGCGACCTGCTCACCGAAGACGACCTGAAGGAGCTTGGAAAATTCAAATCCATCTATTTCGGGTCCATCGGCGACGACCGGGTTAAACCAGGCATTCTGGAGAAGGGCATCCTCCTCGGCCTCAGGTTCCATTTCGACCAGTATGTGAACCTCCGCCCGGTGCGCATGCTCGCGGGCACCCAGACCCCCCTTGCGGGGAAAGGCCCGGATGACATCAACTTCCTCGTCGTCCGTGAGAATACCGAGGACTTCTATGTCGGCATTGGTTCACGATTCAAAGGAAAAGAGCACCGCGACCTTGAGGTTGTTCGTGACATCTACTCCATCAAATTCGGCCTCGATGTCGAGTCTGACAGCGAGGAGATCGCCTACCAGATAGGCGTCATCTCACGCGAAGGCTCATCACGGGTCATGGAGTATGCCTTTGATGCGGCAATGAACCGAAAACAGAAGGTATCCAGTGTCGACAAGGCAAATGTGCTGACAGAGGTCTACGGCCTCTGGCGCGATGTCTTTTCAGAGACTGCCGCCCGCTATCCGGAGGTGGCGACCGAGTTCACCTTCGTTGACGCCATCACCATGTGGTTTGTGAAAAACCCTGAATGGTTTGACGTGGTCGTTGCCCCCAACATGTTCGGCGACATCATCACCGACCTTGGCGCGATGATCCAGGGCGGCCTGGGCCTTGCCCCCGGCGGCAACATCAACCCGCAGGGCACCTCACTCTTTGAGCCCATCCACGGGTCGGCACCGAAATACAAGGGGATGAACCGGGCAAACCCTATTGCGACCATCTGGGCAGGTTCCCTGCTCCTCGATGACCTCGGTGAACCGGAGGCGGCAGCGGGCGTTCTTGCAGCCATTGAAAAGAGCATTGCTGCAAACCAGACCACCGTCGACCTCGGCGGCTCACTTGGCACACGTGAAGCAGGTGCCTGGATTGCAGACGCCGTCCGAAACGGATAA
- a CDS encoding MFS transporter — translation MTNLRPILGLSAAHVVTDIYSPVLSAILPLLILEYGYSYFLAGLIVTIWNLTSSFTQPVFGWMSDRRGFGVPVKYTILICAFFISCIGLISNYWLTLLFAACAALGHALFHPSALSLVSRLASGPKRGRLTSFFVVGGNIGFAIGPLIAGVLVTLWGLPGLVLMIIPGICMAVILHVIIPKGSYDRQAGSASAPTPSSSSAAAPVKSGFGQYHGISLLITGSALRAWGIFGSVAFLPAYLSMIRGFDLATANIIVSVMLIAGVAGQVIIGTLSDTYGRKELVLLFTLLAIPFFIAAFTLSGTVSLVCLILFGFCLWSTFSTTVAMSHEMMPGNPGLVSGLMLGLAVGAGGMGVAVSGYIADMAGLATAMLLITVPVAASLVFFAFVPYPWKRTWRNRDVV, via the coding sequence ATGACGAATCTCCGGCCTATTCTGGGCCTCTCTGCAGCCCATGTGGTAACAGATATCTATTCTCCTGTGCTCTCTGCCATCCTGCCGCTTCTGATCCTTGAATATGGCTATTCCTATTTTCTCGCCGGACTGATCGTCACGATATGGAACCTGACCTCGTCCTTTACCCAGCCGGTCTTTGGCTGGATGAGTGACCGCCGGGGCTTCGGTGTACCGGTAAAGTACACCATTCTCATCTGTGCGTTTTTTATCTCCTGTATCGGGCTTATATCCAATTACTGGCTGACGCTCCTTTTCGCCGCCTGTGCGGCACTTGGGCATGCCCTCTTTCACCCGAGCGCCCTCTCACTGGTGTCCCGCCTTGCCTCCGGGCCGAAACGCGGTCGCCTGACCTCATTTTTCGTCGTGGGAGGCAACATCGGGTTTGCCATCGGGCCCTTAATTGCCGGAGTGCTCGTTACGCTGTGGGGGCTTCCCGGCCTTGTTTTGATGATCATTCCCGGTATCTGCATGGCAGTCATTCTGCATGTCATCATCCCGAAGGGAAGCTATGACCGGCAGGCAGGTTCTGCTTCTGCACCGACTCCTTCGTCTTCCTCCGCCGCTGCCCCGGTAAAGAGTGGTTTTGGGCAATACCATGGCATCTCGCTTCTCATTACCGGTTCAGCCCTGCGTGCGTGGGGTATCTTTGGATCCGTTGCTTTTCTCCCGGCATACCTCAGCATGATACGGGGGTTTGACCTTGCGACGGCGAACATCATCGTATCCGTGATGCTCATTGCCGGTGTGGCGGGACAGGTGATCATCGGTACCCTCTCTGACACCTATGGGAGAAAGGAGCTGGTACTGCTTTTTACCCTGCTTGCGATTCCGTTTTTCATCGCTGCCTTCACCCTGTCAGGCACGGTCTCTCTCGTCTGCCTGATTCTGTTCGGCTTCTGTCTCTGGTCCACCTTCTCCACCACGGTCGCCATGTCCCATGAGATGATGCCGGGCAATCCCGGCCTTGTCTCCGGCCTGATGCTGGGCCTTGCAGTGGGTGCGGGTGGTATGGGTGTTGCGGTGAGCGGATATATCGCTGATATGGCCGGGCTTGCAACTGCGATGCTTCTGATAACCGTCCCGGTGGCAGCCTCCCTTGTCTTCTTTGCGTTTGTTCCGTATCCGTGGAAGCGCACCTGGCGAAACCGGGACGTTGTTTAA
- the dph2 gene encoding diphthamide biosynthesis enzyme Dph2, with protein MSKILTSETWEKLRASGARTVALQFPEGLKRRAPETAAALKEAGYTVIISGDPCYGACDLATDALALADVLIHFGHAPVDDRPGVIYEQVTFDFDPEIAERAISLLDQGRPVGLVTTVQHAHLTDAVAAVLEARGFAVVVGDGNARTPCRGQVLGCSYASARSAGTSQYLYVGTGVFHAIGVGLATGARVVALDPYTGRAEEADASRLMRRRFVQIEKARQAKTVGIILSTKSGQRREDLARHLASLSPAADIICMREVSPDSLLNLGYDCYVNTACPRLAYDDQVRFPVPVLSPPEYEIVRGIRDWDDYIIDEI; from the coding sequence ATGTCAAAGATACTTACTTCTGAAACGTGGGAGAAGCTCCGTGCATCCGGTGCCCGGACGGTTGCCCTCCAGTTTCCGGAAGGACTGAAACGGCGGGCCCCGGAGACGGCCGCCGCCCTGAAGGAGGCGGGGTATACCGTCATTATCAGCGGAGACCCGTGCTATGGTGCCTGTGATCTCGCAACCGATGCGCTGGCCCTTGCTGATGTGCTCATTCATTTCGGCCATGCACCGGTGGATGACCGCCCCGGTGTCATCTATGAGCAGGTGACGTTTGACTTCGACCCGGAGATTGCAGAGAGAGCGATTTCCCTGTTGGATCAGGGCCGGCCGGTGGGGCTGGTCACCACCGTCCAGCATGCACATCTCACCGATGCAGTCGCAGCCGTCCTTGAAGCCCGCGGGTTTGCTGTGGTGGTGGGTGACGGCAATGCACGCACGCCCTGCCGCGGGCAGGTGCTCGGGTGCTCCTATGCATCAGCCCGCTCAGCAGGCACCAGCCAGTATCTCTATGTGGGAACGGGTGTCTTCCATGCGATTGGCGTCGGGCTTGCGACCGGGGCACGGGTGGTGGCCCTTGACCCGTATACCGGCAGGGCTGAAGAGGCGGATGCCTCCCGCCTCATGCGCCGCCGGTTTGTCCAGATTGAGAAGGCACGGCAGGCGAAGACGGTGGGCATCATACTCAGCACCAAGAGCGGCCAGCGAAGAGAGGACCTTGCCCGTCATCTGGCGTCTCTCTCGCCCGCAGCAGACATCATCTGCATGCGGGAGGTATCGCCCGATTCCCTCCTGAACCTCGGGTATGACTGTTATGTCAACACCGCCTGCCCGCGCCTTGCCTATGACGATCAGGTGCGGTTTCCGGTGCCGGTCCTCTCACCGCCGGAGTACGAGATCGTGCGGGGCATCCGTGACTGGGACGACTATATCATCGACGAGATCTGA
- a CDS encoding 3-isopropylmalate dehydratase translates to MHTWKFGDDIDTDAIIPGRYLTLYDPKELAAHAFEGTRDAFAREAAEGDIIVAGRNFGCGSSREHAPIAIRGAGVQVVVAVSFARIFYRNCIATGVLPVICPEAETITEDEEITLHPDEGYLTAGGRTLAVEPVPAFMRKIIDAGGLVEYAKTITELELCTK, encoded by the coding sequence ATGCACACCTGGAAATTCGGCGATGACATCGACACGGACGCCATCATCCCGGGCCGGTACCTCACCCTCTATGACCCGAAGGAGCTCGCGGCCCATGCCTTCGAAGGCACTCGGGACGCATTCGCCCGGGAGGCAGCAGAGGGGGACATCATCGTTGCCGGCAGAAACTTCGGGTGCGGCTCCTCACGCGAACACGCCCCCATCGCAATACGTGGTGCCGGCGTGCAGGTGGTCGTCGCCGTCTCCTTTGCACGAATCTTCTACCGCAACTGCATTGCGACCGGCGTGTTGCCGGTCATATGCCCCGAGGCAGAGACCATCACCGAGGATGAAGAAATAACCCTCCACCCCGATGAGGGATACCTTACGGCGGGAGGGCGGACCCTCGCTGTCGAGCCCGTGCCTGCGTTTATGCGAAAGATCATCGATGCAGGCGGACTTGTCGAATATGCAAAAACCATCACGGAGCTGGAATTATGTACAAAGTAG
- a CDS encoding METTL5 family protein, whose amino-acid sequence MRIRHLEMMLEDCAGFSNPDAKSEQYATPAVVAARFLHEADHMGDIRGMRVIDLGCGTGILACGAALLGAGEVIGIDWDEAALAVARENAAALGVTVTFIEADISVPGANIPPADTVIMNPPFGAQRAHADRPFIDAGLASADVVWGIFNSGSRPFLESYVRRRAVIDTVIEATFPIRRTFAHHTRDIVSIPVDFIRLVRNGEEYV is encoded by the coding sequence ATGCGTATCCGTCACCTTGAGATGATGCTGGAGGACTGCGCCGGTTTTTCCAACCCGGACGCGAAGAGCGAACAATATGCCACACCTGCCGTGGTGGCCGCCCGTTTTTTGCATGAAGCCGACCATATGGGTGACATCAGGGGCATGCGGGTGATCGATCTCGGATGCGGGACCGGCATTCTTGCCTGCGGTGCGGCACTGCTTGGTGCCGGGGAGGTCATCGGGATCGACTGGGATGAGGCGGCCCTTGCGGTTGCACGGGAGAATGCGGCAGCGCTCGGTGTCACCGTCACCTTTATCGAAGCAGACATCTCCGTACCCGGTGCGAATATCCCACCTGCCGATACGGTCATCATGAACCCCCCGTTCGGTGCACAGCGGGCTCATGCGGACCGCCCGTTCATTGATGCCGGGCTTGCATCCGCAGATGTGGTGTGGGGCATCTTCAACAGCGGGTCCCGTCCGTTTCTGGAATCCTATGTCCGCCGCCGGGCGGTCATTGACACGGTGATTGAGGCAACATTTCCCATCCGCCGGACCTTTGCCCACCACACCCGAGACATAGTGTCAATTCCGGTTGATTTTATACGTCTGGTGCGTAATGGAGAGGAATACGTATGA
- a CDS encoding AarF/UbiB family protein produces the protein MVTKLRRYSQIADVLITYGFGIALEQMHPGITPRRFFRKKAPVMHLSEYERIRLALEELGPTFIKFGQIVSTRREMLPEGLIAELRKLTDEVPSLPFADVRPTIEICCGPIDEVFEYLEETPIAAASLSQVHRGMLRDGTLVAVKVRRPDIEALIEVDLSILQSFAERIEVRYPEMKIYNPTGMVTEFSVQIRRELDFSNDGRNADRMRPIVSEVPHVRVPDIYWQYSGKKVLVMEYISGVRVDDVEAIRCIGANPHNVANRGTRCYIKQILKYGFFHADPHGGNLLVDMEGDLVFLDFGSVAVIRPERKDALVTLLLGILEDDVDEIVDSFLQLGVKIDDKSMDPFKDDLYGILSEYSGQSIEDFDLSGLMNQIPGLLNRYRLQVPMNLMLVIKAIAMVLDTGKHLDPDFHFSTEVGPYIKEMEIERIFSRNTLRYVAKETLDIVDDIFSVPKSLNRALTKATDGSIKIDVAAADLMHMARSIDRASNKMLVGFIVGAIVIGSSLMLYISPEETSVAYNLGIFGYLSAFVIGVYSIYRIWKIPGFE, from the coding sequence ATGGTCACCAAGCTGCGACGCTACAGCCAGATCGCTGACGTGCTCATTACCTATGGTTTTGGGATTGCCCTGGAGCAGATGCACCCGGGCATTACCCCCCGGCGGTTTTTCCGGAAAAAAGCCCCGGTCATGCATCTCTCTGAGTATGAGCGTATCCGTCTGGCACTCGAAGAGCTTGGACCGACCTTTATTAAATTCGGCCAGATTGTAAGCACCCGCCGTGAAATGCTTCCGGAAGGGCTGATTGCAGAACTCCGGAAACTGACCGATGAGGTCCCTTCCCTGCCGTTTGCAGACGTCCGCCCCACGATTGAGATCTGTTGCGGTCCGATTGACGAAGTGTTTGAGTATCTGGAGGAAACGCCCATCGCAGCAGCTTCACTCTCACAGGTTCACCGGGGGATGCTCAGAGACGGCACCCTTGTGGCAGTCAAGGTCCGGCGCCCGGATATTGAAGCACTCATCGAAGTGGACCTCTCGATTCTGCAGTCGTTTGCAGAACGAATAGAGGTTCGGTATCCGGAGATGAAGATATACAATCCGACGGGGATGGTGACGGAATTTTCCGTCCAGATTCGGCGTGAACTGGATTTCTCCAATGACGGAAGGAATGCAGACCGCATGCGCCCGATTGTCTCAGAGGTGCCCCATGTCCGTGTCCCGGATATTTACTGGCAGTATTCCGGCAAAAAAGTCCTTGTGATGGAGTATATCTCCGGTGTCCGGGTCGATGACGTTGAGGCAATCCGTTGTATCGGCGCAAATCCCCATAATGTGGCAAACCGGGGCACACGATGCTACATCAAACAGATCCTGAAATACGGGTTCTTCCATGCTGACCCGCACGGAGGTAACCTGCTCGTAGATATGGAGGGTGATCTGGTTTTTCTTGACTTTGGCTCAGTGGCTGTGATACGGCCGGAACGAAAAGATGCGCTCGTCACCCTTCTTCTGGGCATACTTGAGGATGATGTGGATGAGATTGTGGACTCGTTCCTCCAGCTGGGAGTAAAAATCGATGACAAATCCATGGATCCGTTTAAGGACGATCTCTATGGTATATTGTCAGAATATTCCGGGCAGAGCATCGAGGATTTTGATCTCTCCGGCCTTATGAATCAGATCCCCGGTCTCCTCAACCGCTACCGCCTGCAGGTGCCGATGAATCTGATGCTGGTCATCAAGGCGATAGCGATGGTGCTGGATACCGGGAAGCATCTGGACCCGGATTTTCATTTTTCAACAGAGGTGGGGCCATATATCAAAGAGATGGAGATTGAGCGGATATTTTCACGCAATACTCTTCGGTACGTGGCAAAAGAGACCCTCGATATTGTGGATGATATCTTCTCTGTACCGAAATCACTCAACCGGGCGCTTACCAAGGCAACAGACGGCAGCATCAAAATCGATGTGGCAGCTGCCGATCTTATGCATATGGCCCGGTCGATTGACCGTGCCTCGAACAAGATGCTGGTAGGATTTATTGTCGGAGCAATTGTCATCGGTTCGTCGCTGATGCTCTACATCTCTCCGGAAGAGACTTCTGTGGCATATAATCTTGGAATCTTCGGTTATCTCTCCGCATTTGTCATTGGCGTGTATTCCATCTACCGGATCTGGAAGATCCCCGGCTTTGAGTGA
- a CDS encoding ion transporter produces MIHIRRRDELDFGYELFIAAVSILSVFNMVISYIPGVVLDAINVIFIINTVLTLLFIYDFCFRFATAPSRPHYFFRNYGWADLLAVIPMFRIFRLFRIYKAYRVVHKYGARYIVTYLSRNRAQSAFYILVLMVILIIESGAFLVLQAEHASPDANIITASDAIWWAYVSITTVGYGDRFPVTPAGRMVGILVLTTGVAVFATFAGLISSKLLAPPEKEDESPEQPTVGEDQAARYLVEMKQLITEREMLEREITSRVAKLEQLLEKGQYQSGDDGEDD; encoded by the coding sequence ATGATACATATCAGGCGCAGAGATGAGCTGGACTTTGGCTATGAATTGTTCATCGCCGCGGTTTCGATACTTTCGGTTTTCAATATGGTCATCTCCTATATCCCGGGAGTTGTTCTGGATGCAATCAATGTTATCTTCATCATTAACACTGTGCTTACCCTGCTCTTCATCTATGACTTCTGTTTCAGATTCGCCACAGCCCCGTCCCGGCCACACTACTTCTTCCGCAATTATGGCTGGGCTGACCTGCTGGCTGTCATACCGATGTTCCGCATCTTCCGGCTGTTCCGGATCTACAAGGCGTACCGTGTCGTCCACAAATACGGAGCCAGGTATATCGTAACGTATCTTTCGAGGAACCGGGCCCAATCGGCATTCTATATCCTGGTTTTAATGGTTATCCTGATCATCGAATCAGGGGCGTTTTTGGTCCTGCAGGCGGAGCATGCGTCACCGGATGCGAATATCATCACCGCCAGTGATGCGATATGGTGGGCATATGTTTCCATCACCACGGTCGGCTACGGGGATCGGTTTCCCGTGACGCCGGCCGGCCGGATGGTGGGAATCCTTGTGCTGACCACAGGAGTGGCAGTCTTTGCGACGTTTGCCGGCTTAATATCAAGCAAACTGCTGGCACCCCCGGAAAAAGAGGATGAATCACCGGAACAACCCACGGTGGGTGAAGATCAGGCTGCCCGGTATCTTGTGGAAATGAAGCAGCTGATCACGGAACGGGAGATGCTCGAAAGGGAGATCACCAGCCGTGTTGCTAAGCTGGAACAGCTGCTGGAAAAGGGTCAGTATCAGTCTGGAGATGATGGTGAGGATGACTGA
- a CDS encoding 3-isopropylmalate dehydratase large subunit, which produces MAATITEKIFSRRCGKEISAGDVMMAPIDAAMIHDITGPLAITKFREMDGTTVFDPSKIIMLFDHQVPADSIPAAENQKFMRDFAAEQGIVNYDIHEGVCHQVAVEKGRVRPGDIVVGGDSHTCTYGAIGAFATGIGSTDMGFAMKYGALHFRVPESLKLTTNGTFQHRVGPKDLILSMIGDLTVDGATYRAVEFAGDTISRMSVPGRMTCCNMAIEMGGKAGIVAPDEVTRTYCGGRTDGSWFDLAADEDAAYVLEREYDAADLVPQIAAPHNVDNVRDVTKYEGTPIDQVFIGSCTNGRFEDLAEAADVLGGRKFAPGVRVIIVPASKTEYMKALRSGLISIFVEAGGLVMAPCCGPCMGGAFGLLAPGEVSLSTSNRNFRGRQGSTEAEVYLCSPATAAASAVKGAITDPREVA; this is translated from the coding sequence ATGGCAGCAACAATCACAGAGAAGATCTTCTCCCGCAGATGCGGGAAAGAGATCTCAGCAGGTGACGTTATGATGGCCCCTATAGACGCGGCCATGATCCATGACATCACAGGCCCGCTTGCAATCACGAAGTTCCGCGAAATGGACGGAACAACGGTCTTTGACCCTTCAAAGATTATTATGCTCTTTGACCACCAGGTCCCGGCCGACTCCATTCCTGCAGCAGAAAACCAGAAGTTCATGCGGGATTTTGCTGCCGAACAGGGAATTGTAAACTACGACATTCACGAGGGCGTCTGCCACCAGGTGGCAGTCGAGAAGGGCCGGGTGCGTCCGGGAGACATCGTCGTCGGCGGAGACTCCCACACCTGCACCTACGGGGCCATCGGCGCCTTTGCAACCGGCATCGGGTCAACCGACATGGGCTTTGCGATGAAGTACGGCGCCCTCCACTTCCGCGTCCCGGAGAGCCTGAAGCTCACCACAAACGGCACCTTCCAGCACCGCGTCGGCCCGAAAGACCTCATTCTCTCGATGATCGGCGACCTCACGGTGGACGGCGCCACCTACCGGGCAGTCGAGTTCGCAGGCGACACCATATCCCGGATGTCAGTCCCCGGCCGGATGACCTGCTGCAATATGGCCATTGAGATGGGCGGCAAGGCAGGCATCGTTGCACCGGACGAGGTGACCCGCACTTACTGCGGCGGGCGCACAGACGGAAGCTGGTTTGACCTGGCCGCAGATGAGGACGCGGCGTATGTGCTGGAGCGTGAGTATGATGCAGCAGACCTCGTTCCGCAGATTGCCGCCCCCCACAATGTGGACAATGTGAGGGATGTAACAAAGTACGAGGGCACGCCAATTGACCAGGTCTTCATCGGGTCATGCACCAACGGCCGCTTTGAAGACCTCGCCGAGGCAGCAGACGTCCTCGGGGGTCGGAAATTTGCCCCCGGTGTCCGCGTCATCATTGTGCCGGCCTCAAAGACCGAATACATGAAGGCACTCCGGTCAGGCCTCATCTCAATCTTTGTTGAGGCAGGCGGCCTTGTGATGGCACCCTGCTGCGGCCCGTGCATGGGCGGGGCGTTCGGCCTCCTTGCACCGGGTGAAGTCTCCCTTTCCACCTCAAACCGCAACTTCCGCGGCAGGCAGGGGAGCACTGAGGCAGAGGTCTACCTCTGTTCACCCGCCACTGCCGCGGCGAGTGCCGTCAAAGGGGCAATCACCGACCCGCGGGAGGTGGCATAA